DNA sequence from the Drosophila sechellia strain sech25 chromosome 3L, ASM438219v1, whole genome shotgun sequence genome:
tcaaacaaaaaattatttaaaatagcTGCAATTAAAGGAAAATATTGTCTAGCTAGTGCCTGATTACATGCTAatgaaaataaacatttttgtagatattgcaattcaattacaaattacaaattgtgTATTCAAAAACCTCCAAGCGCCCCAATTTAAGCTTACCAATCGTAGGACAGACATTTTAAATGGTAACCGCAAcgtgtaaattaaatataaagaaaacaCAAGGTAGTACGTAATTTTGTAGCTTTTTAGTTTGCTACTTGtaaaaaaagtaattaaatttgtaaatagtaaaaaGAGATAGCTGTTAAATGGCTTTTTGTATATTAGAAAACAACATTGTGTATAGGCAACCGTTACAAAGGcaacaaacaataaatagaTAAAACAATACAAATCGCAACTGAGTTTCATTGCTAACTAACTTTTGCACCCCCATAAAAACAAGTGCACATGTTTTTTATGTTTCTTTCAGTACACAAACCGGCTCACTTTATTGCCTTGGCCCCAAATACTGGGTTGCATGAATATGTTTCTCCTACAGAACAGATACTCATCGCTCTATTCGCAATGTAATCCAAAGGGCCATCGTTATCAAACTGTTTTCGAACAATCAGAGTTGAATTGATCCATAGATACATGCGTATTATGTGCGAAGTTTGTTGCTCTACATTGAAGTGTATATATCATACAATTGATTACGATTGCTGTTTGTTTTGATCTTTAACTGACAATAGCTTATTGAATAGATCGTCAAAGGTTATTATATATATCCGCATTTTTCGCAACTAGCAAGTATCTAGAAGCGGTATTTGTATAGTacaaaaataatctttattAACTCGTAATTGATTGAATTTTTACTTCAATATGTTTCATTTGAGATTAATACTTtcattcgaaaatatttttctacTTGTCCGAAAATTATATACAAATTGAGACATGGTTTTCTAAAAATTCCACGATTCTAAGATTATTAATAAGTTTGTATTTATGTACACTATCTCAATTGGTAATCCTCAAAATGTGTGCAATTGAAACAGGtgattataaatataaatttaaatgggTAAACAACTTagggatacagatacatttttagaaaaaattccaaattaaAGCTTTGTCCAATTCGATTCTGCTTCTGCACACATTTTGGGTGTCCCAAAATTCTATATAGAGTGGCTAAAACTTATTTCACTACGGCTTAGCACTAATAGCTCCTACTGGAGATACACCTCTTGGACAACTTCATGATGtgactgctgttgctgcaagTCCTCCTGCATTTGcaactgttgttgctgctcctcgATCGTTCCGCTATCATCGTATTCGATCAACTGATCATCCTCCGTCTGTTGGTGATGATCTATGATTATGTGCTCCTGATCCAACTGATGGTGATCCACCAACTGGTGCTCTTGGTGATActcatgctgctgctgctgctgactgTGGTGATGATGTGGATGATGGGTGAACACCAATGGCGGTGGCGACGTTGATGTGGCCATGTGCTCATGGATCGCCGACGTGCCACTTGGGGTCGATGCTGTGCTGGCGGTGTTGGTGCTCTGATGATAGGTTGTGGCTTGCTGATTTCGAACAATATGACCGGCGGCAGTGACACTGGTCACGCTAGCGCGCTGATTTGTGCGCGTCAAGGTGACCGTCACCTCGGAGCCCAGTCCGGCAAACGAAACAGCTGGCGTGGTTGGTGGCGAGGAGGATGAAGCTCCGGATCCTCCGCCACcagatgatgacgatgatgctgccgccgctgctgctgccgccgagGCTCTGGCCTGGAGTATCTTACGGGTGGGCAATTGAGAAGTACTCTGAGTGGATGCGGTGGCTGATGCTCCCGATTGTGGCACATAGTTGATGAGCAGGACACGTTCGCCGCTGGTCGTCTGCGCCGCATGACCGCGCAGTATACGACGCTGCAGCGTGGATGTGGTTCCTGTTCCAGTTCCAGTCGATGATGTCGATGTTGCTGGTGTGATGctcctgctgttgttgctgctgctcagttgagttgctgctgccgtgccgcaattgttgctgctgttgttgtggctcGAGCTGCTGGTgttatgctgctgctgcccgctgccgccgcctccaccttctcctcctcctccagggCCGCTGGACATATCGTTGGATCATCATTACGTATTATTACCGCCTTTCAAAATGAAAACCTTCTTTACCAAaatgttcttgttgttgccctgtttttttaatgattttgaTTTGTTGTCGGATGCATGAATGTTTAGTTTTTACACACAGATGTATTGAATTTGATTGGTTAGATGACGTTTAGTTGTTATTAACGTGGCAGCGAGAAAGAGAAGAAGACAAGATAAAAACGAATTGTTAATGATTGCTCATGTGTTGCAAAATGGTGTAAACTGCAGTGCAGAATGCATGTGGTGTTGATGAGTTTTCAGTGCTGGTGTGTAAAGTGTCATTAGTCACTATTTGATTTTTCATTAAGTTTCTGTCTTCATTTTTTAGGTCAGCCGTACTGCAATCAGTAAAAGCAAAAAACTAATACacaagaaatatttaaaatgttcaTTCATGCTAGTAATTACAAAAATACTTAATTAAATGGTAGTGTTGGTTGCCAAAGGGATTATGAGTATATTAATtgaataattaaatcaaaaaggTCCATCACcgaaaagcgaaaaacaaaagaaaatactaatcataattttgtttgaaaaggttttgttttattaaacttattttttgtaatttgttttaaataaaattagattttatttaagtGTGTAAGAAGACTAACAATAATTCTACCAGTTTAGGTAGATGAAATATACCCTTTCGTTCAGATTTAGATAATTAAATCATAGTTTTCAGGAATATATTTCATCTTCCCAAACTGGCAAAACGGGGTCTAAATTTTAGGAAAAATTTGCAACTATTAAAATTAagtaatatacatataaaattgGTTCATTTTAAACATAGAACGACTAATTcttaaacaaaaacgaaagcaGAGATATCGAGTTGATTGGTTGATTGATTACTTAAGTGGTTGTTGGTGGGCGGGTTTTTAAAAACCTTGTTGAGCGAACTCTCTTTTGATCAGATCAATTACTTTTGAGCTGCTTAAGTAAATCTTTGTAAATCAAGGATTTGTATATTAAtgtatttgtaattattaatattttttaaatcaagGTGCATTCGTTCATGGCCAAAACATGGACGTGAGCAAGGGATCCTTGTTGGATTAAGATGTTTACTGATCTGCAGGACTTCAAAGTGACTAGAGGTCCTCTAGCATTGGGACATTTGTAAAACCAtataaaatgataatatttataaagtaTGTAAAATATGCACGTAATTTCCAATAACCATAGAGCACTTAAGCGTTTATCTAGCAACAAAATAAGTTGTAGGAGGGGTAAAACAACATTTAAAGTCATAAGATTGCACAACAAAACGGTAAACAACTAAATATGCCTTTCTGGCTTTCTAAAACTAATTTAGAATTCGTCTACGCATTCCGCAAAGAGAATATTTAAAGCGTTTAGCAAAAACCCAAATTAATAATCGTATAGAATAGTACAAGGTGGATCTATGACTTCGGTCCGATCAGAGCGTCTGTTGTGTTTGCTGttgcggttgttgttgctgctgctgctgctgttgttgctgctgctgctgttgctgttgctgctgttgttgttgttgaaagTCAGTCATATTCACCTGATTTAAATTGCCTATGATCTGATGGCCCTGCAGCGTCTGCACCTGGGCAATCGAAAGCGGAGCTCCACTCTCGCTGCCATCGGATTGTGCcaccagttgctgctgctggccagcgGCCTGTTGCTGTGCGGCAGCTGCCGCTTGAGCActcgttgttgctgttgtaatGTTGCCCGACGAGTCTATGATTTGGTGATGttgcagctgttgttgttgttgttgctgctgctgctgttgctgctggacctgctgctgcacttgctGCACCTGTTGTTGCACTTGTCCGACCGTCGCACCGCTCACTGTCAttgcttgctgctgctgttgctgttgttgttgttgttgctgctgctgctgggcatcCGGATCCTTCTTGACCTGCACACCCTGCAAGGTGTGCAGGGATTGAACCGTCTGAACCTGCGGCACACTGCCACTGGAGCTCAGTGCCCCACTGCCTGAACCGCTGGATCCGCTACTAGACTTCTTGCCACTGGTTGCTGCAAGGAAGGAATGAGTTGCTGGTGAGAAGGCTGCCGCTGGAGTTAGCCGAGGTAGACTTTGGGATAGTAGGAGTAATACAGAGCGAGAGGACGACACTACAGCAACATCTCTGGCCCAATAGAGAAACAACGCGGCCTTCTAGGACTACAGCCAGAAAGAGGACATGAAGATGTGTGGATTGTGTAAATGAAaggtgttaaaaaaaaaacttaaaaacgcaagacaaaacaaatattaacaATAGTTTTAAATCAATATGaacaacaaataacaaaaataataataaaaataaaataaattctaGTGAAAAactgttaaataataaaacaaacgtgtagttaattaaaaaagatACAACGTAACAAAATTCAACGTTAATTCAATTCTTTTAAATACGATTATCAGCCAGATCGTCAATTCTAAATCCGCAAGATTTGCTCCAGAGGAATTACGAAACATTACAAAGATCAGTACGAAGTTAGTAGGTTTGGAAATCGACCAACAGTATTTTCTTGCAACTAAgagaaacaataataataaacagcCAATTGCAGTAAATTAAAGTCCGTGCCACAGGCAGAGATTAAtttgggttttgtttttgttatataaaaaaatatataatattttattaattaaacaatttgtaatataatatttaaaatagaGAAACTTAAACCGATTGCGATCCTCGATTGTATTGTACAATTAATTTTTACAACAATTATTTGCGACACTAATTAGATTATTTAAGTAAGTTAATCGAGTATTCATTTACGCGGAGACATATGGAATTCTCTCTTTTTGTCCTATTCTCTGTAGTACAATATGCAAGAAAATACTGCATAAGAAAATGTTATATGTTAAAAGCGCAATTTTGAAGTTATGCAAAATATAAACTTACGCAGCAATTAATtatggaaaaattaaaaatgatacAGGAAATGAACACAAATCATTCGATCAGATCACGGGGAATTTGTTTGCTGATTGTTATTTACAAATCGTTTTTGTGAGTGTTATGCAaggtgtttgtttgttttttttttctaatgtTTTTTTGGAAATGTGGATGATGGTTGGTGCGTTGGAATGATTGAAGGCTCGGCTTGAGGTGGCTACTGCGActgcggctgttgctgctgcggtaTGAAGACCTGATCGCCAACAATGTGTATGACGTTCTGCATGCCCTGCTGTTGTGccgcctgctgttgctgctgctgcccagTGCCGCCCCCGCCGCCGCCCTCATGTTTGATGTATGCCTGTCCACCACCCGCTAATGTTGCTGTCAagtgctgctggtgttgctgctgcagttgctgctgctgctggggcaGCACACCTTGGGCCAGGATGGCCGGCGCCCCCGCGGCCTGCGGTGCATTCGATATCACTCTCGTTGGCGTCGTACCAGATGATTGTCCTCCTGCTGATCCTGCTCCGCCTGCTCCATCACTGCCCACTGTGTTGTCGCCCTCTGCCGTGGTGTTCATCTCCATGCTGGAGTCTAGGGTTGTATCGTTACCGGACTTACTTTTCTTCTCCTTCTTCACGCCGGGCTTGGCAAAATGCCGCAGCTCGAGATGGCGCCGCAGGTTCCGGGATTGACGAATGACAGCATAGCAAATGGGGCAAGTTGCAGGTTGTTCAGATTGTGATCGTGAACGTGGTtctaaaaagggaaaatagCGTTCTTTAGTTCATGGAACACGTTGTGGAATGGTACATTGAGTATTCACTGGCTCTAACAAAGTACATCGTTCTATAAAATATCTTTCTAACTAGTAATTACTTTAAGCCGGCAAGTGAATACACCGAAATTAAAACTCACTTTCTGTTCCGGGCGGATGTTTAGCGCGTTTTGCCTTTGGCGTGGATAAGACGCCGCTTGTATTGCCGCCAGATGAGCCAGTGGCTCCTTGTGCCGGTGTTATCTCGCCAGTTGCCGCATTAGCCGACGTTACCGGTATCATGTTATTGGGGTCCATGGTCACAATAGTCTCTACCTTTTGTCCTTCGCTCTTGATGATCGGTGTGGATGATAGCAGTTGGCCCTCGGCTCCATTTTCGCCAAGCACCTGCTGCACGGATCCAGAGCCGTGTGAAGAGGTCGGTGTGCCCATAATCGTGTCCATTCCTTCAACTTTGCTTATTTTCGGTGCCGTAGCTGCACAAGTAGAATTGTATGTTATTATTATAGTCAGTGTttgtcgtttcggatggctaATTAATACGTTGCGAGTTTATAAAGCAAATACAGATTTTAACTTACGTGACATTTTCTTTACGC
Encoded proteins:
- the LOC6605690 gene encoding sericin-2: MSSGPGGGGEGGGGGSGQQQHNTSSSSHNNSSNNCGTAAATQLSSSNNSRSITPATSTSSTGTGTGTTSTLQRRILRGHAAQTTSGERVLLINYVPQSGASATASTQSTSQLPTRKILQARASAAAAAAAASSSSSGGGGSGASSSSPPTTPAVSFAGLGSEVTVTLTRTNQRASVTSVTAAGHIVRNQQATTYHQSTNTASTASTPSGTSAIHEHMATSTSPPPLVFTHHPHHHHSQQQQQHEYHQEHQLVDHHQLDQEHIIIDHHQQTEDDQLIEYDDSGTIEEQQQQLQMQEDLQQQQSHHEVVQEVYLQ
- the LOC6605691 gene encoding transcription factor GAGA isoform X4; this translates as MSLPMNSLYSLTWGDYGTSLVSAIQLLRCHGDLVDCTLAAGGRSFPAHKIVLCAASPFLLDLLKNTPCKHPVVMLAGVNANDLEALLEFVYRGEVSVDHAQLPSLLQAAQCLNIQGLAPQTVTKDDYTTHSIQLQHMIPQHHDQDQLIATIATAPQQTVHAQVVEDIHHQGQILQATTQTNAAGQQQTIVTTDAAKHDQAVIQAFLPARKRKPRVKKMSPTAPKISKVEGMDTIMGTPTSSHGSGSVQQVLGENGAEGQLLSSTPIIKSEGQKVETIVTMDPNNMIPVTSANAATGEITPAQGATGSSGGNTSGVLSTPKAKRAKHPPGTEKPRSRSQSEQPATCPICYAVIRQSRNLRRHLELRHFAKPGVKKEKKTTSGKKSSSGSSGSGSGALSSSGSVPQVQTVQSLHTLQGVQVKKDPDAQQQQQQQQQQQQQQQAMTVSGATVGQVQQQVQQVQQQVQQQQQQQQQQQQQLQHHQIIDSSGNITTATTSAQAAAAAQQQAAGQQQQLVAQSDGSESGAPLSIAQVQTLQGHQIIGNLNQGNNKNILVKKVFILKGGNNT
- the LOC6605691 gene encoding transcription factor GAGA isoform X2, which produces MSLPMNSLYSLTWGDYGTSLVSAIQLLRCHGDLVDCTLAAGGRSFPAHKIVLCAASPFLLDLLKNTPCKHPVVMLAGVNANDLEALLEFVYRGEVSVDHAQLPSLLQAAQCLNIQGLAPQTVTKDDYTTHSIQLQHMIPQHHDQDQLIATIATAPQQTVHAQVVEDIHHQGQILQATTQTNAAGQQQTIVTTDAAKHDQAVIQAFLPARKRKPRVKKMSPTAPKISKVEGMDTIMGTPTSSHGSGSVQQVLGENGAEGQLLSSTPIIKSEGQKVETIVTMDPNNMIPVTSANAATGEITPAQGATGSSGGNTSGVLSTPKAKRAKHPPGTEKPRSRSQSEQPATCPICYAVIRQSRNLRRHLELRHFAKPGVKKEKKSKSGNDTTLDSSMEMNTTAEGDNTVGSDGAGGAGSAGGQSSATSGKKSSSGSSGSGSGALSSSGSVPQVQTVQSLHTLQGVQVKKDPDAQQQQQQQQQQQQQQQAMTVSGATVGQVQQQVQQVQQQVQQQQQQQQQQQQQLQHHQIIDSSGNITTATTSAQAAAAAQQQAAGQQQQLVAQSDGSESGAPLSIAQVQTLQGHQIIGNLNQGNNKNILVKKVFILKGGNNT
- the LOC6605691 gene encoding transcription factor GAGA isoform X3; protein product: MSLPMNSLYSLTWGDYGTSLVSAIQLLRCHGDLVDCTLAAGGRSFPAHKIVLCAASPFLLDLLKNTPCKHPVVMLAGVNANDLEALLEFVYRGEVSVDHAQLPSLLQAAQCLNIQGLAPQTVTKDDYTTHSIQLQHMIPQHHDQDQLIATIATAPQQTVHAQVVEDIHHQGQILQATTQTNAAGQQQTIVTTDAAKHDQAVIQAFLPARKRKPRVKKMSPTAPKISKVEGMDTIMGTPTSSHGSGSVQQVLGENGAEGQLLSSTPIIKSEGQKVETIVTMDPNNMIPVTSANAATGEITPAQGATGSSGGNTSGVLSTPKAKRAKHPPGTEKPRSRSQSEQPATCPICYAVIRQSRNLRRHLELRHFAKPGVKKEKKTTSGKKSSSGSSGSGSGALSSSGSVPQVQTVQSLHTLQGVQVKKDPDAQQQQQQQQQQQQQQQAMTVSGATVGQVQQQVQQVQQQVQQQQQQQQQQQQQLQHHQIIDSSGNITTATTSAQAAAAAQQQAAGQQQQLVAQSDGSESGAPLSIAQVQTLQGHQIIGNLNQVNMTDFQQQQQQQQQQQQQQQQQQQQQQQPQQQTQQTL
- the LOC6605691 gene encoding transcription factor GAGA isoform X1, which gives rise to MSLPMNSLYSLTWGDYGTSLVSAIQLLRCHGDLVDCTLAAGGRSFPAHKIVLCAASPFLLDLLKNTPCKHPVVMLAGVNANDLEALLEFVYRGEVSVDHAQLPSLLQAAQCLNIQGLAPQTVTKDDYTTHSIQLQHMIPQHHDQDQLIATIATAPQQTVHAQVVEDIHHQGQILQATTQTNAAGQQQTIVTTDAAKHDQAVIQAFLPARKRKPRVKKMSPTAPKISKVEGMDTIMGTPTSSHGSGSVQQVLGENGAEGQLLSSTPIIKSEGQKVETIVTMDPNNMIPVTSANAATGEITPAQGATGSSGGNTSGVLSTPKAKRAKHPPGTEKPRSRSQSEQPATCPICYAVIRQSRNLRRHLELRHFAKPGVKKEKKSKSGNDTTLDSSMEMNTTAEGDNTVGSDGAGGAGSAGGQSSATSGKKSSSGSSGSGSGALSSSGSVPQVQTVQSLHTLQGVQVKKDPDAQQQQQQQQQQQQQQQAMTVSGATVGQVQQQVQQVQQQVQQQQQQQQQQQQQLQHHQIIDSSGNITTATTSAQAAAAAQQQAAGQQQQLVAQSDGSESGAPLSIAQVQTLQGHQIIGNLNQVNMTDFQQQQQQQQQQQQQQQQQQQQQQQPQQQTQQTL